A genomic segment from Osmerus mordax isolate fOsmMor3 chromosome 5, fOsmMor3.pri, whole genome shotgun sequence encodes:
- the LOC136942836 gene encoding histone H2A produces MSGRGKTGGKARAKAKTRSSRAGLQFPVGRVHRLLRKGNYAQRVGAGAPVYLAAVLEYLTAEILELAGNAARDNKKTRIIPRHLQLAVRNDEELNKLLGGVTIAQGGVLPNIQAVLLPKKTEKAVKAK; encoded by the coding sequence ATGAGCGGAAGAGGCAAAACCGGAGGCAAAGCCAGGGCTAAGGCCAAGACCAGGTCATCCCGCGCCGGGCTCCAGTTCCCCGTGGGTCGTGTCCACAGGCTTCTCCGCAAGGGCAACTACGCGCAGCGTGTTGGAGCTGGCGCACCCGTCTACCTAGCAGCCGTGCTCGAGTACCTCACTGCTGAGATCCTGGAGTTGGCCGGCAACGCGGCTCGTGACAACAAGAAGACTCGTATCATCCCCCGTCACCTGCAGCTGGCTGTCCGCAACGACGAGGAACTCAACAAACTTCTCGGTGGCGTTACGATCGCTCAGGGTGGAGTGCTGCCCAACATCCAGGCGGTCCTTCTCCCCAAGAAGACCGAGAAGGCCGTTAAGGCCAAGTAA
- the LOC136942705 gene encoding uncharacterized protein isoform X1, whose protein sequence is MAEQSEKRSINRRLVYCLVCQKPQDALSQHLARVCMKSSTPQERASEVQKAKDSTKNWTRTRNWDYNHICEMLPHLECRLALVIELLGREHFIRNMPPETMAVDSASDDTSATATICVGTSPPSSPQGTDDSDLSSSDLDERTGDPSWQSVRMKMKKAGLYSKFPDDASLISDFKRYVMDSLGITDCQKEVDKVSRFLRYLQPRGDEPNLDFLKKSIETRDYLTRLRLTDMSAVTILKYIQNMKRFVGFLKIKLDLGKEGTELHSMCQAYKELLQRLKKLVVKARVHETVSIKKNRLTDGMRSVADCQEILNVAKEDFLNILRRLMDESHVFDSEKTSFRYYCEAVMVFRHFQLPGAVEGMTVKEWKSRKHVGGRAVIGICHHRTQQIVTLALTLEEEAWLQAYYKEIRPGYLKDSCDKFFISSHGKPLHSVTKDIARLHESYKLQPATSIEVRRAAEAQAAATFMKNQKEGVAHHMAHNSFLANQHYRMRLPKVLLARALMLESLIDTSETCPPPSKDEQPSEPTEKDFSSFITTFPVSTEGQPPGKRKRVTAGFPESSQYLQRREHLLSKYIHQKPSVRKLDRQIKKQGWTANHPTPEEIRQMWKPASKLSIEGDAHTFKKTIQQNWKGLVIQDFGGEKGLRVVTTKPFAEGAIVCDYHGIITTAAEGRQMMSHNSEEDMRGLFFFRAGQMELCIDGHSPCECHGADTFGRRIKHSSKKSNLKPLHCVFNTGEGEKQAILFKAVKDIDTNTELSFDHGAKRKFFRGEGLDLKWLDE, encoded by the exons ATGGCTGAACAATCTGAGAAGAG GTCTATTAATCGCAGACTTGTGTACTGTCTGGTGTGCCAAAAGCCACAGGACGCGTTGTCTCAACACCTGGCCAGGGTCTGTATGAAAAGCAGCACACCACAAGAAAGAGCGTCTGAGGTGCAGAAGGCCAAGGATTCCACCAAGAATTGGACCCGGACCAGGAATTGGGATTACAACCATATCTGTGAGATGCTGCCCCACCTGGAATGTCGTTTAGCCCTGGTGATTGAGCTTCTTGGGAGGGAGCACTTCATCAGAAACATGCCCCCTGAGACCATGGCCGTAGACTCTGCAAGTGACGACACCTCAGCAACTGCCACCATATGTGTTggcacctctcccccctcttcaccACAAGGGACTGATGACAGCGACTTGTCATCTTCTGATCTggatgagaggacaggagaccctTCCTGGCAAAG TGTGCGTATGAAAATGAAAAAGGCGGGTCTATATTCAAAGTTTCCTGATGATGCCAGTCTCATTTCGGACTTCAAAAGGTACGTCATGGACAGTCTCGGCATCACCGACTGCCAAAAGGAG GTTGACAAAGTGTCACGCTTCCTGCGGTATTTGCAGCCCAGGGGGGATGAGCCAAATCTGGACTTCCTCAAGAAGAGCATAGAGACACGAgattacttgacaagattacgACTGACAGACATGAGCGCAGTCACCATTCTGAAGTACATCCAGAACATGAAACGGTTCGTAGGCTTCCTGAAGATAAAGCTGGATCTGGGAAAGGAAGGCACAGAGCTCCACTCCATGTGCCAAGCGTACAAGGAGCTGCTGCAGAGACTGAAGAAGCTGGTTGTCAAGGCTCGTGTACATGAAACGGTCAGCATAAA AAAGAATCGATTAACCGATGGCATGCGCAGTGTTGCAGATTGCCAGGAAATTTTGAACGTCGCTAAGGAAGACTTCCTTAACATCCTCAGGAGGTTAATGGATGAATCTCATGTCTTTGACAGTGAAAAGACGTCATTCCGCTATTACTGTGAAGCGGTCATGGTGTTTCGTCACTTTCAGCTCCCAGGAGCTGTGGAGGGCATGACT GTGAAAGAGTGGAAGAGTAGAAAGCatgttggtggcagggctgtgattGGCATCTGCCACCACAGAACACAACAGATCGTCACACTTGCCTTGACACTGGAGGAGGAAGCT TGGTTACAGGCGTACTACAAGGAAATTCGCCCTGGATATCTCAAGGATAGTTGCGACAAGTTTTTCATTTCATCCCATGGCAAACCTCTTCACAGTGTCACAAAAGACATCGCTCGACTCCATGAAAG CTACAAACTCCAACCTGCCACTAGTATTGAGGTCCGAAGGGCTGCTGAGGCACAGGCAGCAGCAACATTTATGAAGAACCAAAAG GAGGGTGTGGCACATCACATGGCCCATAACAGTTTTCTGGCCAACCAGCATTATCGAATGCGATTGCCAAAGGTTTTATTGGCCAGAGCTCTAATGCTGGAATCCTTGATTGA CACTTCAGAGACCTGCCCTCCACCAAGTAAGGACGAACAGCCTTCCGAGCCTACCGAAAAAGACTTTTCTAGCTTCATCACCACATTCCCAGTTTCCACAGAAGGCCAGCCACCAGGAAAAAGGAAGAGGGTCACTGCAGGGTTCCCAGAATCCTCCCAGTATCTCCAGAGACGGGAACATCTGCTGT CAAAATACATCCATCAGAAACCATCAGTCAGGAAATTGGATAGGCAGATTAAGAAGCAGGGGTGGACAGCCAACCATCCAACTCCAGAAGAGATCCGGCAGATGTGGAAACCAGCCTCCAAACTGTCCATTGAGGGTGATGCTCACACCTTCAAGAAAACAATTCAGCAGAATTGGAAAGGCCTGGTCATCCAAGACTTTGGTGGAGAGAAAGGGTTAA GAGTGGTTACAACTAAGCCTTTTGCCGAAGGTGCAATTGTCTGTGATTACCATGGAATCATCACCACAGCTGCTGAAGGGAGACAAATGATGAGCCACAACTCAGAAGAAGACATGCGTGGCCTGTTTTTCTTCAGAGCTGGGCAGATGGAACTCTGCATTGATGGCCACAGTCCATGTGAGTGTCACGGAGCCGACACTTTTGGAAGAAGGATCAAGCATTCTTCCAAAAAGAGCAACCTGAAGCCACTTCACTGCGTCTTCAACACAGGAGAAGGTGAAAAGCAAGCCATCCTCTTCAAGGCTGTGAAGGACATTGACACAAACACTGAACTTTCTTTTGACCACGGTGCCAAGAGGAAGTTCTTCCGAGGAGAGGGCCTGGACCTGAAATGGCTGGATGAGTAG
- the LOC136942705 gene encoding uncharacterized protein isoform X2, which yields MAEQSEKRSINRRLVYCLVCQKPQDALSQHLARVCMKSSTPQERASEVQKAKDSTKNWTRTRNWDYNHICEMLPHLECRLALVIELLGREHFIRNMPPETMAVDSASDDTSATATICVGTSPPSSPQGTDDSDLSSSDLDERTGDPSWQSVRMKMKKAGLYSKFPDDASLISDFKRYVMDSLGITDCQKEVDKVSRFLRYLQPRGDEPNLDFLKKSIETRDYLTRLRLTDMSAVTILKYIQNMKRFVGFLKIKLDLGKEGTELHSMCQAYKELLQRLKKLVVKARVHETVSIKKNRLTDGMRSVADCQEILNVAKEDFLNILRRLMDESHVFDSEKTSFRYYCEAVMVFRHFQLPGAVEGMTVKEWKSRKHVGGRAVIGICHHRTQQIVTLALTLEEEAWLQAYYKEIRPGYLKDSCDKFFISSHGKPLHSVTKDIARLHESYKLQPATSIEVRRAAEAQAAATFMKNQKHFRDLPSTK from the exons ATGGCTGAACAATCTGAGAAGAG GTCTATTAATCGCAGACTTGTGTACTGTCTGGTGTGCCAAAAGCCACAGGACGCGTTGTCTCAACACCTGGCCAGGGTCTGTATGAAAAGCAGCACACCACAAGAAAGAGCGTCTGAGGTGCAGAAGGCCAAGGATTCCACCAAGAATTGGACCCGGACCAGGAATTGGGATTACAACCATATCTGTGAGATGCTGCCCCACCTGGAATGTCGTTTAGCCCTGGTGATTGAGCTTCTTGGGAGGGAGCACTTCATCAGAAACATGCCCCCTGAGACCATGGCCGTAGACTCTGCAAGTGACGACACCTCAGCAACTGCCACCATATGTGTTggcacctctcccccctcttcaccACAAGGGACTGATGACAGCGACTTGTCATCTTCTGATCTggatgagaggacaggagaccctTCCTGGCAAAG TGTGCGTATGAAAATGAAAAAGGCGGGTCTATATTCAAAGTTTCCTGATGATGCCAGTCTCATTTCGGACTTCAAAAGGTACGTCATGGACAGTCTCGGCATCACCGACTGCCAAAAGGAG GTTGACAAAGTGTCACGCTTCCTGCGGTATTTGCAGCCCAGGGGGGATGAGCCAAATCTGGACTTCCTCAAGAAGAGCATAGAGACACGAgattacttgacaagattacgACTGACAGACATGAGCGCAGTCACCATTCTGAAGTACATCCAGAACATGAAACGGTTCGTAGGCTTCCTGAAGATAAAGCTGGATCTGGGAAAGGAAGGCACAGAGCTCCACTCCATGTGCCAAGCGTACAAGGAGCTGCTGCAGAGACTGAAGAAGCTGGTTGTCAAGGCTCGTGTACATGAAACGGTCAGCATAAA AAAGAATCGATTAACCGATGGCATGCGCAGTGTTGCAGATTGCCAGGAAATTTTGAACGTCGCTAAGGAAGACTTCCTTAACATCCTCAGGAGGTTAATGGATGAATCTCATGTCTTTGACAGTGAAAAGACGTCATTCCGCTATTACTGTGAAGCGGTCATGGTGTTTCGTCACTTTCAGCTCCCAGGAGCTGTGGAGGGCATGACT GTGAAAGAGTGGAAGAGTAGAAAGCatgttggtggcagggctgtgattGGCATCTGCCACCACAGAACACAACAGATCGTCACACTTGCCTTGACACTGGAGGAGGAAGCT TGGTTACAGGCGTACTACAAGGAAATTCGCCCTGGATATCTCAAGGATAGTTGCGACAAGTTTTTCATTTCATCCCATGGCAAACCTCTTCACAGTGTCACAAAAGACATCGCTCGACTCCATGAAAG CTACAAACTCCAACCTGCCACTAGTATTGAGGTCCGAAGGGCTGCTGAGGCACAGGCAGCAGCAACATTTATGAAGAACCAAAAG CACTTCAGAGACCTGCCCTCCACCAAGTAA
- the LOC136943310 gene encoding histone H3: MARTKQTARKSTGGKAPRKQLATKAARKSAPATGGVKKPHRYRPGTVALREIRRYQKSTELLIRKLPFQRLVREIAQDFKTDLRFQSSAVMALQEASEAYLVGLFEDTNLCAIHAKRVTIMPKDIQLARRIRGERA, from the coding sequence ATGGCCAGAACCAAGCAGACTGCTCGTAAATCAACCGGTGGCAAAGCCCCGAGGAAGCAGCTCGCCACCAAAGCCGCTCGTAAGAGTGCACCAGCCACTGGTGGCGTGAAGAAACCTCATCGTTACAGGCCCGGGACCGTGGCTCTGAGAGAGATCCGTCGTTACCAGAAGTCTACCGAGCTGCTTATTCGCAAGCTGCCCTTCCAGCGCCTGGTGAGGGAAATCGCCCAGGACTTCAAGACTGACCTGCGTTTCCAGAGCTCCGCTGTGATGGCTCTGCAGGAGGCCAGCGAGGCTTACCTGGTCGGTCTGTTCGAGGACACCAACCTGTGCGCCATCCACGCCAAGAGGGTCACCATCATGCCCAAGGACATCCAGCTGGCCCGCCGCATCCGCGGAGAGCGCGCCTAA
- the LOC136943052 gene encoding histone H2B-like: MPEPAKTAPKKGSKKAVSKTAVKGGKKRRKSRKESYAIYVYKVLKQVHPDTGISSKAMGIMNSFVNDIFERIAGESSRLAHYNKRSTITSREIQTAVRLLLPGELAKHAVSEGTKAVTKYTSSK, from the coding sequence ATGCCTGAGCCAGCAAAGACCGCGCCCAAGAAGGGCTCCAAGAAAGCCGTTTCCAAGACCGCCGTGAAGGGCGGCAAGAAGCGCAGAAAGTCCAGGAAGGAGAGCTACGCCATCTACGTGTACAAGGTACTGAAGCAGGTCCACCCCGACACCGGCATCTCCTCCAAGGCCATGGGAATCATGAATTCATTCGTCAACGATATTTTCGAGCGTATCGCCGGAGAGTCGTCTCGCCTGGCTCATTACAACAAGCGATCAACCATCACTTCCAGGGAGATCCAGACCGCTGTCCGCCTTCTGCTCCCCGGTGAGCTGGCCAAGCACGCCGTGTCCGAGGGCACTAAGGCAGTAACCAAGTATACCAGCTCCAAGTAA
- the LOC136943472 gene encoding histone H4: protein MSGRGKGGKGLGKGGAKRHRKVLRDNIQGITKPAIRRLARRGGVKRISGLIYEETRGVLKVFLENVIRDAVTYTEHAKRKTVTAMDVVYALKRQGRTLYGFGG, encoded by the coding sequence ATGTCAGGAAGAGGCAAAGGAGGTAAAGGACTCGGAAAAGGAGGCGCCAAGCGTCATCGGAAGGTTCTCCGTGATAATATCCAGGGCATCACCAAGCCCGCCATCCGCCGCCTGGCTCGCCGAGGTGGCGTGAAACGTATATCAGGCTTGATATACGAAGAGACACGCGGTGTGCTGAAGGTGTTCTTGGAGAACGTCATCCGTGATGCCGTGACCTACACCGAGCACGCCAAAAGGAAGACCGTGACCGCCATGGACGTGGTCTACGCTCTCAAGCGCCAGGGACGTACTCTGTACGGTTTCGGTGGTTAA